The nucleotide window GCCTGAATTTCCCCCTTCCTTATCACCGAGCCGTTACCCATACTATCTTTGTGTTCAAGTTCACCTTCAAGTATGATAGTTACGATTTCCATATTATCATGCGGATGAGTTCCAAACCCTTCGCCGGCTTCAATTGTGTCATCATTCAAAACTCTAAGCAAGCCAAAGCCCATCTTTTCAGGATTATACCAGCGATTAAAACTAAAGCTGTACCGTGTATGAAGCCAGCCAAACTCTCCAATGCCTCTTTCATTTTGCGGGTGTAATATTTTTTTCATTTTGCTCTTTCTGATTATTTATTCACGTATCTTAAAATATTAAATTTGTATTAAAATTATATTGTTTAAATATCAACCATTCATAATGAAAAAAAAATATAAAAGAATTATAATAAAAATCGGATCAAATGTTTTAGCCTTAGAAAACGGACTATTGAACCTTCGACGTATTCAGAAAATAGTTGAACAAATTGTTCAGCTAAAAAAACAGGGGATCGAAGTAATAATTGTATCCTCCGGTGCCGTAGCGTCGGGTCGAAGTTATATTTCTTTGCCTGATAATTATGACGCTGTTTCCAGGAGACAGGTGCTTGCTTCCATTGGACAGATAAAACTTATCACAAAATACCAGGAATATTTTGAGAAAAATAATCTCATTTGTGCTCAGGTTTTGGTAAGCAAGGAAGATTTCCGCGACCGTAACCACTACCTTAATATGCAAAATTGTATTTCAGTTTTACTACAGAATAATGTTATCCCAATCGTGAATGAAAACGACGTTATTTCAATTACCGAATTAATGTTTACAGATAATGATGAACTTGCAGGATTGATTGCATCAATGGTAAGCGCTGAAGCATTGTTATTGTTAACAAGCGTTGATGGAATATTTGATGATGATCCGAAAATCCCTGAGGCTAAAGTTATTCCAGTTATAACACCGGATACAACTAATTTTGCATCGTTTGTAAATTCAGGCAAATCTACTTTTGGTAGGGGTGGAATGATCACCAAGTGCCACATTGCGAGCAGACTAACAAGTATCGGAATAAACGTTCACGTAGCAAACGGCGGAAAAGAAAATGTTATTCTCGATATTCTTGCCGGCGTTCAAACCGGGACAGTTTTTCCTGCTCATAAAAAAACATCGGGAATAAAAAAATGGCTGGCACACTCGAAAGATTTTTCGAAAGGAAGTGTGACAGTAACTAACGGCGCAAAGTCAGCGCTGCTTTCTGATAAGGCTATCAGTTTACTAATGATTGGTGTTAAAAATGTTGACGGGTATTTTCAACGAGGTGATATAATTAAAATTCTTGACGAAGAAAACAATTTTATAGGGTGGGGAATGTCGAACTTTTCGTCTGAAAAAACTTTACAGTTAATGGGCCAAAAAAAGCAAAAACCATTAATTCATTATGACTATCTTTTTATTAATAAATCTTTTTCATAATAAAACTTTTATCTATGAACGAATACACTTCTATATTCTCAAAGACGCTTCAAGCAAGCAGGAAATTGCCTTTGGTTGATCAGCCAAAAATAAACTTACTGCTAACGGATCTTGCCGACTATGCGGATTCAAAAAGCCATTTCATTTTGAATGAAAATAAAAAAGATCTAATGCTGATGGATGAAAACGATCCTAAGTATGACAGACTAAAACTGACTAAAGAAAGAATTACAGCTATCGCAAATGATATTAGAAATGTTGCTAAGCTTTCTTCACCGCTTGGGAAAATGTTAATGAGCAAAACCCTGCCAAATGGTTTATCAGTTTCGAAAATTACTGTTCCACTCGGGGTGGTGGGTATTATTTATGAGGCAAGACCAAATGTTACTTTTGACGTCTTTTCTCTTTGCATCAAATCTGGAAATGCTTGTTTGTTGAAAGGGGGTAGTGATGCAATCAACTCAAACACTGCTATCATTTGTGTTATTAAAGATATTTTAGTCAAACATCAACTTGATCCGGAAACTGTAAATCTCCTGCCTTCTTCCCACGAAGCAACTGAAGCGATGCTTAATGCCATCGGTTACGTTGATGTTATAATCCCGCGCGGCGGTCAAAAACTAATTGACTTTGTTAGACATAATGCAAAAATTCCTATCATTGAAACCGGGGCAGGAATTGTTCATACTTATTTTGATGAAACTGCTGATCTTGAAAAGGGAAGGGCTATAATTCACAACTCAAAGACTCGAAGGGTAAGTGTTTGTAATGCACTCGACTGCCTTATTATTCATAAAAAAAGATTGAAAGATTTACCATCAATTGCAAAAATGCTTGGTGAATCCGGTGTAGAAATTTATGCAGATGAACATGCATACAATTATTTAAAAGATAATTATCCTGCAGATAAACTTTTTCATGCAAGACCCGAACATTTCGGGACAGAATTTCTTTCTTATAAAATGGCAGTGAAAACAGTTTCTAATTTACAGGAAGCTCTTGATCATATTTCAGAATACAGCTCAAAACATAGTGAAGCGATTATTTCTGAAAATCAAAAAAACATAGACACATTTTTAGTGAGTGTGGATGCTGCCGCTGTTTACGCAAATACTTCAACGGCTTTTACTGATGGTGCGCAATTTGGACTCGGCGCAGAAATAGGAATTAGTACGCAGAAGCTTCACGCCCGCGGACCTATGGCTTTGGAAGAACTTACAAGCTATAAATGGATTGTTGAAAGTAACGGACAGATCAGAAATACTTGACTTCATTTGATGATAATTTTTCATTAAAAAGTTCTTTTAATGAATCTAAAACCCGTGTGCCGGAATTCAACAGAGTTTCTTTTTTCTGATGACCATTTGAAATCAAAATACAGTCGGCGCCAATTTCATTTGCAACATCAAAATCGTGAAGAGTATCACCGATCAGAACTGCCTCTCCCTTTCGAAGATTAAGTTTTTGCATCCAGCGTTTACCAAGTTCAACTTTTCCATTTGCGTAAATATTGTCCAATCCCGCAAACCCGATAAAATAATTTCTTATTCCGTAATGGGTGATTAAATTTTCTAATGGCTGCTGCGAATAGGCAGAAAGTACTGATTGCTTGATATTCATCTTGCAAATTTTATCCAAGAAGTTTTCTGCACCTTCATAGAGTGAACATTCTAATTTTCGTTGCTCATACTCATCCATAAATTGTGTGCCAAGTTCTTCAAAAGAAATTTTTTCGAAATCCAATCCTGCTTTTCTATAATATTCCTTAACTGGAAAAGTAAATATCTCCTTGTATTTCTCAATTGAAAGCGGACACAGATTATTTTCGATTAATATATTATTGATGATGTCACAGCATAAATCAACATCGTTAAATAATGTTCCGTTCCAGTCCCAGATAATATGTTTATAGTTTGATAGCATCATATTCACAAATCATTTTTTCCATAAAGGGATGATTTCATTTTTAATTCACTTCAGATCGTCAGAATATTTGCTTAAATAAAATAAGTCTTTGGTTATAACAGAAACAAAATCTACACTGTTTTACAGGGGTGGAGTTATTCATTAATTTCTTTAATTACCCCACCTTTGTATTTATTCCTAAGATTTATTTTTTGAATTTGTCTTTCAATTATCAAATCCGCTAATTTAGACGGAATATGTTCGCGGTTATCACCCGAAAATAGTTTGCTCAATTTTTCTTCATTGACATCAATTCTGTAAAGCGTATTTACTAATAGTTCAAAATTGTGATCAATAAGATAGGCTAATCTTTCTGTAAGATACTTTTTAAATTCATCTTTTGATCGTGTTTCTAAAAAAGGGACAAGAGAATTCGTTCCGTCCTTTGCAAATTCATTTGCTATAGATTTTGAAACATCGTTTAAATTAATATTTATCTGCTCGTCCATTTAGCATTCTTCTTCTTTAAATTCATTTAAGTGAATTTTATTTCTAAGAAACAAAGTTAAATTATAACAGGCATAGACATAAAATGGTGCCGCAACACTATCAATTGTGTAATGAACATGCTGTGCAAGGATAAAAAATGCTACAAGGATGGTGGATAGTATAAATATAACTTTTAATTTTTTATTCGGTGAAACCATCGCAAGCAGAAGCATTGTTGCAGTATGTCCGGAAAAGAAAAGATCTTTAGTTAAGATTTCCCCCGTCCCAAATATTTGAACAAAGGGATCATTTAAAACTATAATATCTGCTGGCGGGTTTAGCGGAAGTAGATACATACTTAGAATTCTTGAAGTGATAGTTAAAACAAAAACTTGAAAAGTAAAAACCATCCTTGCCGGATGCTTCATTAGAAAGGCAACAGCAATAATTAAAGAAATATAAATAAACACAAAAGTAAACCAAGTTAGATCAACGGGAACAAAAAGACGAAGTAAAGGATCATCCAGGACAGTTCCGTTTCTTGATTCGGCATATTGAAGAAAGTTTGTTAATGATAAAAGTGAGATAGTTAGAAATATTATAGTTAGGAAAAATTCAATCTTATTTTTTCTAACCGATAGATATTCTTTCCAGTTCATTCCATTAAACAGAAGCATTAAACGTTTATATGACTAAGAAAATGAGGAAGCATTTTTCGCCAGGTAGGCCAATCATGCGGCATATCATAACCCCACAAATCAAGCCAATGCTTAATTCCTTTTGAGTTAAGTATGTTCGATAAATTTTTGCTTGCATCTGGGTTTTCATAATCGCCCTGACCGGAAGCAATAATTATACTTCGGTTTCTAAGTTTTGAAAGTACATTCTCATCAGTGAGGTTTTTTAGATAATCGACAGGTGAATTGAAATAGCAATTTGTATCATAATACCCCTTCGTATAATCTTTTAAATTATAGCTTCCGCTCATAGCAATAACTCCTGCGAAAAGATCAGCTCTTCTGAAGAACATATTAGCTGCATGTAAGGCTCCAAGCGAAGCACCTGTATTTATAATTGGAACGTACCCTTTGCAATGGTTAATAATAAACGGAACAACTTCCTCTTCTACATATTTATTGTATTGCTGATGACGAATTGCTTTATGCTCAGGATGCATGTTACGGTTGAGCCAGCTTTCATTATTAATACTGTTGATCGAAAATGCTTTGACCTCTCCCTTGTTAATGAAGTCCGCAATTGTATCAATGAGATTAAATCTTTCGTACTCAAGGTAATCTGCTGCTGCGGTTGGAAACATCAGCAGCGCATAACCATAATGACCGTAAACTACGATTTCCATTTCCTTGTTAAGGTTTGGGCTCCACCATTTGTGGATTTCTCTGTGCATAAAGTACTCCTTAAAAACTTATTAATTGATTTTGCTTTATCGGCAAGCTAAATAAATCTTCGTAATTAAAAAAGAAAAGCTGATAAAGTTTAGAATAATTCTTTTACCAACCCGGAATATTTTTTTTCTATCTTGAATCCGAAGCGATAAAAATATTCGGGTCTGAAAAAACCGGTAGTTACGTATTTATAATTTTCACTTTTCATTCTATTAAATAATTCATTCATTAAAGCTTCGCTGATACCTTTTCTGCGGTAACGACCTGAAACGCATATCTTCTCCATTGAAACTGTCTCTGTATCCTGTCTGCTGAAATATAATCCGCCAATAATAAACCCGCGATCTGATATTGCGGCGAGAAACTGATGTTCAGGGCGGAAGTGAACATTTATATTCGCCTCAATAAAAAGTTGATGAAGTTTTGAGATTTCCTTAGGCGAAACCGGGCTTCTAACAACAAAATTATTTCCATCAAAATCTTCAAACTTAACTACAAGATTCGCCTGTTGAACTCCATCGGCTTTGAGGTGCATTAATGCAGCAGAATCAGTTGGTTTGAGGTGGGGGTAACTTAATCGTGTCAGGAAGAATGTATCCTTTTCTGAAAGCGCATTCTGATTTTGTACTTCTGATATTTCAGATATCAATTCCTCCTTGGACAAAGATTTGCTTCGCTGCTTCTGTGATAGTCTATTCAGAGCTTCTTTTAGTTTTTGATCTGAATCTAAAAAACAAGTTTCAAGAAATAATTTCGTTCGTGTTGCAGGATAAGTTTTTTCAAGGTCGGGGAGATCGTAAGTTTCAAATATATCATAAAGAGTTTCTGCCTGTGCATTCAGCGAGGCATTCTGATTCAGCTCCATCCAGCGTAAAAATCTTTTGACTGCAAAGAATAATTGCTTGGGGATAAAACCATTCTGTTTAACATTAGATATGTATTCTTCCAAAAGTGAAATTATTGCAATGTCATATTTATTATCAATAAAAGAAGAAAGTAAATCATTAAGAATATTCAACCCGGTTTTTTCGCCAAGAGCATTAATTATTCCCGAAAAGTAAAAGTTCCAGATTTTCGTTTGATAGAGGAAGGGGTATTGAGTTTGAACAGGGATTACGAAATGATTGAAAAAATTGTCTGTTAGATCAAAAACAT belongs to Ignavibacteriales bacterium and includes:
- the proB gene encoding glutamate 5-kinase; translated protein: MKKKYKRIIIKIGSNVLALENGLLNLRRIQKIVEQIVQLKKQGIEVIIVSSGAVASGRSYISLPDNYDAVSRRQVLASIGQIKLITKYQEYFEKNNLICAQVLVSKEDFRDRNHYLNMQNCISVLLQNNVIPIVNENDVISITELMFTDNDELAGLIASMVSAEALLLLTSVDGIFDDDPKIPEAKVIPVITPDTTNFASFVNSGKSTFGRGGMITKCHIASRLTSIGINVHVANGGKENVILDILAGVQTGTVFPAHKKTSGIKKWLAHSKDFSKGSVTVTNGAKSALLSDKAISLLMIGVKNVDGYFQRGDIIKILDEENNFIGWGMSNFSSEKTLQLMGQKKQKPLIHYDYLFINKSFS
- a CDS encoding esterase family protein, which gives rise to MHREIHKWWSPNLNKEMEIVVYGHYGYALLMFPTAAADYLEYERFNLIDTIADFINKGEVKAFSINSINNESWLNRNMHPEHKAIRHQQYNKYVEEEVVPFIINHCKGYVPIINTGASLGALHAANMFFRRADLFAGVIAMSGSYNLKDYTKGYYDTNCYFNSPVDYLKNLTDENVLSKLRNRSIIIASGQGDYENPDASKNLSNILNSKGIKHWLDLWGYDMPHDWPTWRKMLPHFLSHINV
- a CDS encoding glutamate-5-semialdehyde dehydrogenase, whose amino-acid sequence is MNEYTSIFSKTLQASRKLPLVDQPKINLLLTDLADYADSKSHFILNENKKDLMLMDENDPKYDRLKLTKERITAIANDIRNVAKLSSPLGKMLMSKTLPNGLSVSKITVPLGVVGIIYEARPNVTFDVFSLCIKSGNACLLKGGSDAINSNTAIICVIKDILVKHQLDPETVNLLPSSHEATEAMLNAIGYVDVIIPRGGQKLIDFVRHNAKIPIIETGAGIVHTYFDETADLEKGRAIIHNSKTRRVSVCNALDCLIIHKKRLKDLPSIAKMLGESGVEIYADEHAYNYLKDNYPADKLFHARPEHFGTEFLSYKMAVKTVSNLQEALDHISEYSSKHSEAIISENQKNIDTFLVSVDAAAVYANTSTAFTDGAQFGLGAEIGISTQKLHARGPMALEELTSYKWIVESNGQIRNT
- a CDS encoding HAD family hydrolase, with the translated sequence MLSNYKHIIWDWNGTLFNDVDLCCDIINNILIENNLCPLSIEKYKEIFTFPVKEYYRKAGLDFEKISFEELGTQFMDEYEQRKLECSLYEGAENFLDKICKMNIKQSVLSAYSQQPLENLITHYGIRNYFIGFAGLDNIYANGKVELGKRWMQKLNLRKGEAVLIGDTLHDFDVANEIGADCILISNGHQKKETLLNSGTRVLDSLKELFNEKLSSNEVKYF